The nucleotide sequence GAGTGCCTCATGGCATTCGAGAACCAAGACTGTCAGTTCGAGGACCTGGTTGACCGCATCGCGCCGCCGCGCGATCTCGGACGAAGCCCACTGTTCGACACCATGTTCACCGCCCTTTCGGCGAACAGTGTACGGACCGTCGGCGGCGGCATCGAATTCAGCCGCTACGAGCTCGACTACGAGATCGCGAAGTTCGACCTCACCTTGACCGCGATCGAGCGGCAGGATGGCGACCTGGAACTCGAGTTCGAGTTCTGTTCCGACTTATTCCGGCGCGACACGATCGAACGGCTGTCCACCCACTACCTCACTGCGCTGGAAGTCGTTGCCACCGAGCCCGACATCCGGCTGCGCGAAATCGACGTGTCGAGCGCCGAGGAGCGGCGTGCCGCTGCCAGAGGCTCGCCGCAAGCGACTGGCACGATGCAAAGCGTGGTGGAGCTATTCGAGCGCCAGGCGCGCACGATCCCGGCGGCCGCGGCGATCTCGTTTGGCGGGGAGACGGTGGATTACGCGACCCTCGATGGTCGCGCGAATGCCATCGCGGCGCGGCTTCACGCCACCGGCGTAAGCCGTGGTTCGATCGTTGGCCTGGTCGCATTGCCCTCGGTCGAGGCCATCGCGGCGATTCTTGGCATTCTCAAGCTCGGCGCCGCCTTTCTTCCGATTGACCCGATCACCCCGGCCGACCGTTTCCGCTCCATCGCGTCAGCCTCGGGAATGTCAGTCGTGTTGCTGCCAAGCGCCGCCCATCCGTTCGCAGGCCTCGGACCGGCCCACCTCGCGCTCGACCCCGCCGCCACCGAGGCGCACGAGCGCCTGCCAAAGCTCGCACCAATCTCAGGCGGCGACCTCGCCTATGTGATCTATACCTCCGGCTCGACCGGCGCGCCCAAGGGCGTGATGATCTCGCACCGGGCGCTTTCCAATTACGTCACGTGGGCGGTGCGGACCTATGCCGGCGACACGCCCACCGCCTTCGCGCTGCATTCGCCTCTTTCGGTCGACCTCACCATTACCTCGGTGTTCGCGCCACTGGTCTCGGGAAACCGCATCGTGGTCTACCGCAACGACGATGCAATGGCGCTGATGCGGGACATTCTCCGCGACGACCAGGTCGAGGCGCTCAAGCTGACTCCGACCCATCTGGCGTTGCTCGCCGAGGCGCTGCGCGACGGCGCGCCCGCCAATACCCGTCTTCGCACGCTCATTGTCGGCGGCGAGGACTTCAAGACCGGCCTCGCCGCGAAGGTCCACGCCGGCCTCGGCGGTCGCGTCGGGCTCTACAACGAGTACGGGCCGACCGAGGCGACGGTCGGCTGCATGATCTACAAGTTCGACCCGATGGTGGATACGGCATCGTCAGTGCCGATCGGACGGGCGATCGACAACGCCGCGGTCTTTGTCCTTGACCGCTACGGGCTGCCGGCGCCCAGGGGAGCGATCGGCGAACTGCACATCGCCGGAGCCTGCCTGGCCGACGGCTATCTCAACAATCCCGACATGACGGCCGAGCGGTTTGTCGTGCGGCGCCTCGGTGGCCGCGAGATCCGCGTCTATAGGACCGGTGATCTTGCCCGCGTGCTGCCAAGCGGCGATCTCGATTTTCTCGGCCGCAACGATGATCAGGTCAAGCTCCGCGGCTTCCGCATCGAGCTCGGCGAGATCGAGGCGGCCCTGCTGCGCGATCCTGAGGTGACCGACGCCGCGGTGACGCGGCGGGTGGACCCAGCCGGCGATCCCTACCTGTGCGCCTATGTCGTCGCGACCGGTGCGGTCGAGGCCGCCGACTTCCGACGCCGGCTGGGACAGTACCTGCCGCCGCACATGGTTCCATCGCGCGTGGTCGCCGTCGATCGCCTTCCGATCGGGCGCAGCGGCAAGGTCGACCGGACGGCGCTTCCCGATCCGGGCGAGCCGCCCGGCGGGAGCCGAAGCTCCGCCACGCCCCGCTCCGCAGTGGAGCTCGCCATCGCCGCAATTTGGGAGCAGGTGCTCGGCGTTCCGCGGATCGGCCTCGACGACGACTTCTTTGACCTCGGCGGACAATCGCTGAAGGCGACCCTCATGATCGCCCGTGTCAACCGCGAGCTGCGCGCCGGCGTCGCGCTGCGCGACGTCTTCGTGCATCGCACGATCCGCGGCCTTGCCGGCCTGGTCGATGGAACGCGGGAGGACCCGTGGGCAGAGATCGGACAGGTCGGCCCGCGCGAGCATCACCTGGTCTCAGCGGCCCAAAAACGGTTGTTCATCGTTCACCAGCTTGCACCGCGCGATGTCCAGTACAATGTCCCGTTCGCATTGAACGTGGCCGGACCATTCGATCGGCAACGCTGGCAGCACGCCTTTTGCGCCCTGATTGCACGGCACGAGTCGCTGCGAACGTCGTTCGTGCTGGTCGACGATGAAATTGTCCAGAAGACGCATGCCGATGTCGATTTCACGTTCGAGGACCGCGCACCCGGCGCGCCCGTACGGCTCGCGCAGGCAGCGGAAGGCTTCGTCCGCCCCTTCGACCTCGGCCGAGCGCCACTGATCCGGGCAACGATCCTGGAGGTCGGGCCGGTCGAACACACGATTCTCATTGATGTCCACCACATCGTCGCCGACGGGCTGTCAATCGAGATCCTCGTTGACGATCTGCGCGCCCTCTACGAAGGCCGGACGCCGGAGGCTCCCGTGGTCCAGTACAAGGACTACGCCGCCTGGCAACGTGCCCGCTCCGCAAGCGCGGACGTCCGCGCCCAGCAGGCCTATTGGCGAGCGGTGTTCCAGGGGGAAGTGCCGGTTCTCGCGCTTCCGACCGACTTTCCGCGCGGGCCCGTCCGCTCGTTCGAGGGCGACCTCGTGCGCTTCACGGTCAATCCCGCGCTCGCTGAGCGCCTGCGCTCGGTGGGACGGGCGGCCGGCGCGACCTTGTTCATGACGCTGCTGGCCGCGTACACGGTCCTGCTGTCCAAATATGCCGGCCAGGACGACATCGTCGTCGGCATCCCGGTGGCGGGGCGGAGGATTGCCGCGCTGCAACGGGTGGTCGGAATGTTCGTCAACACCTTGGCGACGCGAAACCGGCCGCGCGGCGAGCTTCGGTTCCGCGACTATCTCGACACCGTGAAGGCCCACGCGCTCGACGCCTACGGCAACCAAGAATACCAGTTCGAGGAGCTGGTGGACACGCTCGAGATCGAACGTGACCTTGGCCGGAATCCGCTGTTTGATACCGTGTTCACGACGCTCGATGGCGGGCGCACGGCGTTCCATGCCGACGACGTCGTCGTCCGCGTCGAGGAGGTCCCCTGGAAGGTCGCGAAGTTCGATCTAACTCTGCTGGCCGAGGAGCGTGGCGATGCCATCGCCTTCGAACTGGAGTACTGCACCGGCCTGTTCCGGCGCGACACCATCGAGCGGATGGCGCGACACTTTGTGCACCTCCTGGAGCAGATCGCGTCCAACCCGGCGCGCAAGCTGCGCGATCTCGAACCGCTAACCAAGGACGAGCGCCGGCAAATCCTGGTGGAGTTCAACCGCTCGGAGGCCAGTTTTCCGGCCGACCAGACCGTTCATGGCCTAATCGAGGAGCAGGCGGACCGGACCCCGGACGCGCCGGCCGTCGTGTACGGGGCACAGACGCTCACCTACGGCGAGTTGAACCGGCACGCCAACCAGATCGCGCGCACGCTTGTCGGGACCGGCCTCGCTGCCGAGGACGTGGTCGGCATCGTCGCGGAGCCATCGCTCGAGATGATGGTCGGCATTCTGGCGGTGCTCAAGGCCGGCGGAGCCTTTCTGCCGATCGACCCCGACTGTCCCGTCGACCGAGCTCGCGCGATGCTGGCCGACAGCCAGGCCAAAATAGTTCTGTTCGCCGGCGCCGAGCCGTGGGGAGAGACAGCACCGCCGACGCTCGACCTCAGGCAGCCGGCGCTCTACCGAGGCGACGACAGCAATCCCGGCATCACCACGTCGAGCCGGAGCCTTGCCTACGTCATCTACACCTCCGGAACGACCGGGACGCCGAAAGGCGTCATGGTCGAGCATGCCGCCGTCAACAACCTGTGTGCCTGGCATATCCGGACCTTCGCTCTGTCCAGTGCCGATCGGACCACCAAATACGCCCGGTTCAGTTTCGATGCCTCGGTGTGGGAGATCCTTCCTTCGCTGCAGGCTGGCGCCGCGCTGCACATCGTCCCGAACGAGATCCGCCTCGATCTCGCCCGGCTCGCGCGCTATTTCGACGACGCCGGCATCACTGTCGGCTTCCTGCCGACACAGGTCTGTGAACTCTTCCTGCAGTTCGACAACCGGTCACTACGCCTGCTGCTGACCGGCGGCGACCGCTTGCGCCGCGGCGGCCACGGCGCCTACCAACTCGTCAACAATTATGGGCCGACCGAGAGCACGGTGGTGGCGACCAGCGGCCCCGTCGCGGCCGACGGACCGATCTCGATCGGCAAGCCGATCGCCAATACCCGTGTCTATCTGCTCGACTCTGCCGACAGGCTGGTTCCCATCGGCGTTCCGGGCGAGCTGTGCATCGCTGGGCAGGGGCTCGCGCGAGGCTATCTCGGCGATCCGGTGCGGACCGCCGAGAAGTTCGTCGCCAACCCGTTCGAACCGGGAGAACGGCTCTACCGGACCGGGGACGTGGCGCGGTGGCGGCCGGACGGATCGCTCGACTATCTCGGCCGCACCGACAGCCAGGTGAAGATTCGCGGTTGCCGCATCGAGCCGCGCGAGGTCGAAGCGGCCATCCTCGCCCACGACGCGGTGAAAGACGCCGTCGTCGTCGCCCGAGAAAATCGCAATGGCGACAAGCAGCTCTACGCCTACGTCGTCTGGCGCGCCGCCACGAGCCTCGGCGACCTAAAGGCCCATCTCGGCCAGCGTCTTCCGGACTTCATGCGCCCGACCTTCTTCGTGACGCTCGACGCGATACCGCTAAATGCGCGCGGCAAGGTCGACCTCGCGGCGCTACCGCGCGAGGACAGCGACACCGCGGCCGCCGGCGAGGCGCCCCGCACCCCAGCCGAACGGCGGCTCGTCGCCATCTGGAGGCAGGTTCTGGACCGGGCCCGCATCAGCATTCACGACAATTTCTTTGCGATCGGCGGCGACTCGCTACGCGCCACCATAATGATCGCCAAGGCCAACAAGGCCCTCGGCACCGCAGTCGCCCTCGGCGCGGTGTTCGACCGGCCGACCATCGCCGCGCTCGCGGTGTGTTTCGCCGCGGGCCTGGCGAGCGAGACAACGACGCTGGTACCGGCGGAGAACCGCCTGCACTATGCCACGACGCCGACCCAGGCACTGCTCCATGCGGTCTGCACCGCCCGGGGCGGGATCGAATACAATCTTCCAATGGCGTTCCAGATCGGTGGCGGGCTCGACATCGCACGGCTGGAACGCGCTTTCCGCGAGGTCATCGACCGCCACGAATCGTTGCGCACTGGTTTCCTGGCCGTGGATGGCCGCGTCGTCCAGTACGCCGTTCCGAACGTGGGCTTCGCGATTGAGCGCCTTTCGTCCTGCGACGAGGCAGAGATCGGCGAGGTCACGCGCGACTTCATCCGGCCCTTCGACCTGTCGTTGCCACCCCTGATCCGGGCGGCCGTCGTCCCGCGCGGGCCCGGTCGCCATGTTCTTCTCATCGATATGCATCACTTGGTGAGCGACGGCACCTCGATGGGCCTGTTGCTCAAGGAGATCGCGGCACTCTATGCCGGCGTGCAATTGCCGCGTCCCGCCACAACCTACAAGGACTTCGCCGAGTGGCTCGATGGCCATTTGCGCAGCGACCGGATCCGCGCCCACGAGTCCTATTGGCGCCGCATCCTCGACGCGCCGCCGGCCCCGATCCGGCTCGACGCCGACTTTCCGCGCGAGGGGCGGTTCGCGTTCGCTGGCAGTCGGATCAATGTCACCGCTGACGCGCCGCTGCACGGCGCGTTGCGGTCGCTTTGCGCGCGTGAGGACGTCACGCTTTATGTGCTTCTGCTCGCCGCCTACAACGTTCTTCTCTCCAAATACAGCGGCCGTGAGGACATCGTCATTGGCGTGCCGACGGTCGGCCGCTATCTCGCGGACGTCCACGACGTGGTCGGAATGTTCGTGAGCACCCATGTGATCCGGAGCCGGCCGCGCGCCGAACGCCGCTTCGATGAGTTCCTCCGGGAGGTCAAGGCCGGAGTTCGCGGCGCCGTCGAGCACCAGGAGTACCAGCTCTGGGACCTCATGGTGGAGCACACGGTCGCCACCGGCCGGCCCTTGTTCAGCGCCGTCTTCGTCGTTCAGGACCAAGCCTTCACCAGCATCGAGATACCCGGCCTTGAGATCGAGGAAATCGACCCGCACTACAACATTGCCAAGTTCGATCTAACCATGGGCGCGGTCGAGCGCCCCGGGCGTCTCGATTTCGAGCTCGAATACAACACGGATCTGTTCCGCCGCAGCACCGCAACGCGGATCGTAGGGCATTATCTCCGCGTTCTCGACCAGATCGTCGCAGACCCCGGCCGGATGCTGCGACAGATCGAGATCGTGACGCCGGCCGAGAAGGACGCGCTGCTTCCCGCCGTCCGGGATGAGGCTCCGGCTGGGGAGGACGATGCTTCGGCTGTGACCGTGGTCACCCTGTTCGAACGGCAGGTTCGCGCCGCCCCGGACCGCATCGCCGTAGCCCACGATGGCATTGCCGTGAGCTACCGTGACCTCCACCGGCGGGCGCAGCAGCTCGGGCAGCGGCTGGCGGCGGAGGGAGCCGGGCCGGGAACGATCGTCGGCCTGCTTGTGCCCCCCTCGGTGGAGATGGTGTCCGCCCTGCTGGCGATCTGGGCGACCGGCGCGGCCTGCGTCCCGCTCGGCACCTGTGATCCGCCGCGACGGGTCGCGGCCCGGCTCGCCGAAACCGGTGTAGCGCTGCTGCTCTGCGACCGCGGCGCCGAATCGAACGCGCTTCCGGTCCCAGTGGTCCGTCTCGACGACACGATTGAAGCGGACACGGCCCCCCTCGATCGCCCGGCCGATCCCGACACGCTCGCCGTCGTGGGTGCTGCTGCGGATCGCGACGGCGCGCGGATGAACGTTATGATCGAGCATCGCTCGCTGCTCGACCGGGCCCATTGGTTCATCGATAGGTTCGCGGTCGGCGAGACTGACCAGACGGTGATGTATGGCGATCTGACGTCGGGTGCCGCCCTCCTCACGCTGGTCTCGACGCTATGCGCCGGCGGGGCGGTTTGGATCGCGCCGGACGAGGCGCGGTGGTGCGCGACGACGCTACTCGAAGGCTTGAGATTTCGCGGCGTAACGGTCGCCTGGCTGCCGGCAGCGCTGTGCGAACGGCTCGCCGTAGCTACGGATCTGCCGCTGCGGACCCTGATCACGACCGGCGGAGCTGCCTCCCCGCTGCGGCGCAGCGGCTACGAATTCGTCACATGCTTCGGACTGCCCGAGCACATCGACGTGACGACCTGCACGCCGGTGACGGCCGCAACGGCCGAGAACCTGGTCGGCCCCCCGATCGCTGACGCGCTGGCCTATATCATCGGTCACGACGACAGCCTGCTGCCGGTCGGGGTGACCGGCGAGCTCTGTCTCGGTGGGTCGGGCCTGGCGCGGGGCTATCTCGGCGATAAGGGGACGACCTCGCGCCGCTTCACGCCGAATCCGCACGTCCCCGGCACCCGGATCTTCCGCTCTGGTCTTCGCGCACGGCGGCTCGCGGACGGTGGGATCGAGCTGATGGATCGCGTCGATGTGCACATCGACGGCTGCCGTGTCCATCTCGCCGAGATCGAGTGCCGCTTGCGCGAACACGCGAA is from Blastochloris viridis and encodes:
- a CDS encoding non-ribosomal peptide synthetase, which translates into the protein MASLVEPASFPASANQRRMYVLNRLSPDGVEYNVPVAIQLSGALSAARLQGALSALVARHSSLRTSFAIADGTIIQTVQAPMCVPLDFERARGKEGVEAIKRRFVRPFELDCPPLIRACLIRLNRLKHVLLLDLHHIVCDGVSIDILSEELSRLYDGDMLPPLPADYTDFALWQEKFAGSGQAEQQREYWLQLLDGERLALNLPTDFPRPAARSFDGDRVSARPNPQLAAALRALAARSRVSMYMLLLAAYYVVLAKYTGQDDIVVGTLAAGRNAEQFQGVVGLFVNTLALRSRPCGDLPFTDYLEQVRDECLMAFENQDCQFEDLVDRIAPPRDLGRSPLFDTMFTALSANSVRTVGGGIEFSRYELDYEIAKFDLTLTAIERQDGDLELEFEFCSDLFRRDTIERLSTHYLTALEVVATEPDIRLREIDVSSAEERRAAARGSPQATGTMQSVVELFERQARTIPAAAAISFGGETVDYATLDGRANAIAARLHATGVSRGSIVGLVALPSVEAIAAILGILKLGAAFLPIDPITPADRFRSIASASGMSVVLLPSAAHPFAGLGPAHLALDPAATEAHERLPKLAPISGGDLAYVIYTSGSTGAPKGVMISHRALSNYVTWAVRTYAGDTPTAFALHSPLSVDLTITSVFAPLVSGNRIVVYRNDDAMALMRDILRDDQVEALKLTPTHLALLAEALRDGAPANTRLRTLIVGGEDFKTGLAAKVHAGLGGRVGLYNEYGPTEATVGCMIYKFDPMVDTASSVPIGRAIDNAAVFVLDRYGLPAPRGAIGELHIAGACLADGYLNNPDMTAERFVVRRLGGREIRVYRTGDLARVLPSGDLDFLGRNDDQVKLRGFRIELGEIEAALLRDPEVTDAAVTRRVDPAGDPYLCAYVVATGAVEAADFRRRLGQYLPPHMVPSRVVAVDRLPIGRSGKVDRTALPDPGEPPGGSRSSATPRSAVELAIAAIWEQVLGVPRIGLDDDFFDLGGQSLKATLMIARVNRELRAGVALRDVFVHRTIRGLAGLVDGTREDPWAEIGQVGPREHHLVSAAQKRLFIVHQLAPRDVQYNVPFALNVAGPFDRQRWQHAFCALIARHESLRTSFVLVDDEIVQKTHADVDFTFEDRAPGAPVRLAQAAEGFVRPFDLGRAPLIRATILEVGPVEHTILIDVHHIVADGLSIEILVDDLRALYEGRTPEAPVVQYKDYAAWQRARSASADVRAQQAYWRAVFQGEVPVLALPTDFPRGPVRSFEGDLVRFTVNPALAERLRSVGRAAGATLFMTLLAAYTVLLSKYAGQDDIVVGIPVAGRRIAALQRVVGMFVNTLATRNRPRGELRFRDYLDTVKAHALDAYGNQEYQFEELVDTLEIERDLGRNPLFDTVFTTLDGGRTAFHADDVVVRVEEVPWKVAKFDLTLLAEERGDAIAFELEYCTGLFRRDTIERMARHFVHLLEQIASNPARKLRDLEPLTKDERRQILVEFNRSEASFPADQTVHGLIEEQADRTPDAPAVVYGAQTLTYGELNRHANQIARTLVGTGLAAEDVVGIVAEPSLEMMVGILAVLKAGGAFLPIDPDCPVDRARAMLADSQAKIVLFAGAEPWGETAPPTLDLRQPALYRGDDSNPGITTSSRSLAYVIYTSGTTGTPKGVMVEHAAVNNLCAWHIRTFALSSADRTTKYARFSFDASVWEILPSLQAGAALHIVPNEIRLDLARLARYFDDAGITVGFLPTQVCELFLQFDNRSLRLLLTGGDRLRRGGHGAYQLVNNYGPTESTVVATSGPVAADGPISIGKPIANTRVYLLDSADRLVPIGVPGELCIAGQGLARGYLGDPVRTAEKFVANPFEPGERLYRTGDVARWRPDGSLDYLGRTDSQVKIRGCRIEPREVEAAILAHDAVKDAVVVARENRNGDKQLYAYVVWRAATSLGDLKAHLGQRLPDFMRPTFFVTLDAIPLNARGKVDLAALPREDSDTAAAGEAPRTPAERRLVAIWRQVLDRARISIHDNFFAIGGDSLRATIMIAKANKALGTAVALGAVFDRPTIAALAVCFAAGLASETTTLVPAENRLHYATTPTQALLHAVCTARGGIEYNLPMAFQIGGGLDIARLERAFREVIDRHESLRTGFLAVDGRVVQYAVPNVGFAIERLSSCDEAEIGEVTRDFIRPFDLSLPPLIRAAVVPRGPGRHVLLIDMHHLVSDGTSMGLLLKEIAALYAGVQLPRPATTYKDFAEWLDGHLRSDRIRAHESYWRRILDAPPAPIRLDADFPREGRFAFAGSRINVTADAPLHGALRSLCAREDVTLYVLLLAAYNVLLSKYSGREDIVIGVPTVGRYLADVHDVVGMFVSTHVIRSRPRAERRFDEFLREVKAGVRGAVEHQEYQLWDLMVEHTVATGRPLFSAVFVVQDQAFTSIEIPGLEIEEIDPHYNIAKFDLTMGAVERPGRLDFELEYNTDLFRRSTATRIVGHYLRVLDQIVADPGRMLRQIEIVTPAEKDALLPAVRDEAPAGEDDASAVTVVTLFERQVRAAPDRIAVAHDGIAVSYRDLHRRAQQLGQRLAAEGAGPGTIVGLLVPPSVEMVSALLAIWATGAACVPLGTCDPPRRVAARLAETGVALLLCDRGAESNALPVPVVRLDDTIEADTAPLDRPADPDTLAVVGAAADRDGARMNVMIEHRSLLDRAHWFIDRFAVGETDQTVMYGDLTSGAALLTLVSTLCAGGAVWIAPDEARWCATTLLEGLRFRGVTVAWLPAALCERLAVATDLPLRTLITTGGAASPLRRSGYEFVTCFGLPEHIDVTTCTPVTAATAENLVGPPIADALAYIIGHDDSLLPVGVTGELCLGGSGLARGYLGDKGTTSRRFTPNPHVPGTRIFRSGLRARRLADGGIELMDRVDVHIDGCRVHLAEIECRLREHANITDAAVVHGHGDRRQPALCAFIVVKGALPGSAAALVRDLRRHLAEWLPAYMIPDAYVPVAALPRDETGRVAADMLPMPQRPPLSVADENADPSLVLAIRAMVEEFVGVPPIDATTDLRSVGMTSLAAVTLHARVAARFGVAPNLCQWLDAPSIASLSHHLSEALRGDRRNVPLTGETTPS